In Elaeis guineensis isolate ETL-2024a chromosome 1, EG11, whole genome shotgun sequence, a genomic segment contains:
- the LOC105037347 gene encoding cytochrome P450 71A9 has product MFSLVQHLVGPSLLTVLLFFPFFLLIKRAFSKRTRLPPSPLKFPFIGNLHQLGSLPHHSLRDLSKKHGPLMLLHLGQVPTLVVSSAEMAREIMRTHDHIFAFRPSLKAAKILLYDSMDLAFAPYGEYWRQLRKLCTLHLLSAKRVHSFELVREEEVASMLLKISRAVTSTGMVDMSEVLNFFTNDVLCRVISGKFYRGEGRNELFRELIENNTSLLGRFHVEDYFPFLAWMDAFLGLSKKARRNFERWDGLLDQLIKDHGDRLKEEGQENDFIDVLLSLQKDHNMEFTIRKEHMKALLVDMFAAGTDTSYSTLEWAMAELVRNSEVMKKLQDEVRGIASGKGMVREKELNRMVYLKAVVKEVLRLHPPAPLLIPRESMEDCQIQGYDIPKKTRVIINCWAISRDPKYWEAPEEFHPERFLDSPIDFKGNDFQFIPFGAGRRICPGLHFATSTVELASANLVHQFDWELPHGLTREELGMAEAPGLTIRKKQRLHLVATPSFPQDS; this is encoded by the exons ATGTTCTCACTAGTTCAGCACTTGGTTGGGCCATCTCTTCTCACTGTCCTCTTGTTCTTCCCCTTCTTTCTACTCATAAAACGAGCCTTCTCAAAAAGGACTCGGCTCCCACCTTCACCACTCAAGTTTCCATTCATAGGGAACCTCCACCAGCTGGGCTCTCTCCCTCATCACTCTCTTAGAGATCTCTCCAAAAAGCATGGACCACTTATGCTTCTCCATTTGGGTCAGGTGCCGACCCTCGTCGTTTCATCCGCAGAGATGGCTCGAGAGATCATGAGAACTCATGATCATATCTTTGCCTTCAGGCCTTCTCTGAAGGCTGCCAAGATCCTGCTTTATGATAGCATGGACCTGGCTTTTGCACCATATGGTGAGTATTGGAGGCAGCTGAGGAAGCTGTGCACCCTCCACCTCTTGAGTGCCAAAAGGGTGCACTCCTTTGAGCTTGTGAGAGAGGAGGAAGTGGCCTCTATGCTACTAAAGATTTCCAGAGCTGTTACATCGACAGGCATGGTGGACATGAGTGAGGTGTTAAATTTCTTCACAAATGATGTACTGTGTAGAGTTATTTCAGGGAAGTTCTACAGAGGAGAAGGACGCAATGAATTGTTCCGGGAGTTAATTGAGAACAATACCTCTCTACTTGGGAGATTCCATGTGGAGGACTACTTTCCATTCCTTGCATGGATGGATGCATTCTTGGGGCTCAGCAAAAAAGCCCGAAGGAACTTTGAAAGATGGGATGGTCTTCTCGACCAGCTAATCAAGGACCATGGCGATCGTTTGAAGGAAGAAGGGCAGGAGAATGACTTCATAGACGTACTGCTCTCTCTTCAGAAGGATCACAACATGGAGTTCACCATTAGAAAAGAGCACATGAAGGCACTCTTGGTG GATATGTTCGCTGCAGGGACCGATACATCCTATTCAACCCTAGAATGGGCCATGGCAGAGCTTGTTCGGAACTCAGAAGTTATGAAGAAACTACAAGATGAGGTAAGAGGGATAGCTAGTGGAAAAGGCAtggtgagagagaaggaattgaacAGAATGGTCTACTTAAAAGCTGTGGTGAAGGAAGTCTTGCGGTTGCACCCTCCGGCTCCATTGCTAATACCACGAGAATCAATGGAGGATTGCCAGATCCAAGGCTATGATATTCCTAAGAAAACAAGAGTCATCATCAACTGTTGGGCAATTAGTAGAGACCCAAAATACTGGGAAGCACCAGAGGAATTCCATCCTGAGAGGTTTTTGGACAGTCCTATAGACTTCAAAGGGAACGATTTCCAATTTATTCCATTCGGAGCAGGTCGAAGAATTTGTCCAGGATTGCACTTTGCAACCTCTACTGTGGAGCTTGCCTCAGCAAATCTTGTGCATCAGTTTGATTGGGAGCTGCCTCATGGCTTGACAAGAGAGGAATTGGGCATGGCAGAGGCTCCAGGACTAACAATTAGAAAGAAACAAAGACTGCATCTTGTTGCTACACCTTCTTTCCCTCAGGATTCTTGA